One window of Marinobacterium aestuarii genomic DNA carries:
- a CDS encoding YVTN family beta-propeller repeat protein, with translation MSLTHNTRHRLASCLTLALLSLGYQGSAQAEVVYVSNEKDDTLSLIDLDSLEVINTFNVGQRPRGITLSGDGSKLYICASDSDTVQVMDLATHKIIASLPSGEDPEQFVLHPNDQLLYVANEDDALVTVVDVNSHQVVAQIDVGVEPEGMAVSPDGKWVINTSETTNMLHWIDTVTNQLIDNTLVDQRPRHVEFNQDGSLLWASAEIGGTVSVVDVSTRQIIHKLNFEIRGVHRDKIQPVGIKLSKDGRYGFVALGPANHIAVVDAKTYEVLDYLLVGRRVWHLEFNTDESRLLSANGVSGDVSVIDVDKLKVIKSIKVGRYPWGLAVKP, from the coding sequence ATGAGCCTCACACACAACACCCGGCATCGCCTTGCCTCCTGCCTGACGCTGGCGCTGTTAAGCCTGGGATACCAGGGCAGCGCCCAGGCCGAAGTCGTTTATGTCTCCAACGAGAAGGATGACACCCTGTCACTGATCGATCTGGACAGCCTTGAGGTCATAAATACCTTTAACGTCGGCCAGCGCCCCCGGGGCATTACCCTCTCCGGCGATGGCAGCAAGCTCTACATTTGCGCCAGCGACTCGGACACCGTGCAGGTGATGGATCTGGCGACGCACAAAATCATCGCCAGCCTGCCGTCTGGGGAGGACCCGGAACAGTTCGTGCTGCACCCCAATGACCAACTGCTCTATGTCGCCAACGAGGATGACGCCCTGGTGACAGTCGTGGATGTGAACAGCCACCAGGTGGTGGCGCAGATAGACGTTGGCGTGGAGCCTGAGGGCATGGCGGTGAGCCCCGATGGCAAGTGGGTCATCAATACCAGCGAAACTACCAATATGCTGCACTGGATCGATACCGTCACCAACCAGCTGATCGACAATACCCTGGTGGATCAACGCCCGCGCCATGTGGAATTCAACCAGGATGGTTCCCTGCTCTGGGCCAGCGCTGAGATCGGCGGCACAGTGTCGGTGGTCGATGTCAGCACGCGCCAGATCATTCACAAACTGAATTTTGAAATCCGCGGCGTGCATCGCGACAAGATTCAGCCCGTGGGCATCAAGCTCAGCAAGGATGGCCGCTATGGTTTCGTGGCGCTGGGCCCTGCCAATCATATCGCCGTGGTGGATGCCAAAACCTATGAGGTGCTGGATTACCTGCTGGTCGGCCGGCGTGTCTGGCATCTGGAATTCAACACCGATGAGTCGCGCCTGCTGAGCGCCAATGGCGTCAGCGGCGATGTGTCGGTGATTGATGTCGACAAGCTCAAGGTGATCAAATCGATCAAGGTAGGCCGCTACCCCTGGGGCCTGGCGGTGAAACCCTGA
- a CDS encoding ABC transporter substrate-binding protein — MPCLHFYQRLSLCLSASLLLCSLQAPARAADKATDAELEVRVGYLSYRPATPPALSNVLPEPRDSGLRGAELGISDSNSSGRFLKHHYQLDQLSSDDPDALLHQALAWQSSGIHLIVADLPAAELARLSQTLGSNALIFNAGSSDDALRTDQCLGNVLHTLPSRAMLTDALAQWLASRQWRNWLLISGSEPEDQAYARALHRAAKRFGGKIIDEKAWSFDTDLRRTAQKEMPLFTQGGDYDVIVLADERGDFGEYVLYNSWLPRPVAGTQGLTPVAWHRVIEQWGAAQLQSRFEDQSGRWMQARDYAAWAAVRSIAESVTRLQQTEVPALRSYMLSDDFALAAFKGRKLSYRPWSGQLRQPIALVHPRALVSQSPQEGILHPITDLDSLGYDAPESHCASAYTTDATDGAAQ; from the coding sequence ATGCCTTGCCTTCATTTTTATCAACGCCTGAGCCTGTGTCTGAGCGCGAGCCTGCTGCTTTGCTCATTGCAGGCTCCTGCGCGAGCCGCTGATAAAGCCACAGATGCCGAGCTCGAAGTGCGTGTCGGCTACCTGAGCTACAGGCCCGCAACGCCGCCGGCGCTGTCCAATGTGCTGCCAGAACCCAGGGACTCCGGCCTGCGCGGTGCAGAGCTTGGCATCAGTGACAGCAACAGCAGCGGCCGTTTCCTAAAACACCATTACCAGCTCGACCAGCTAAGCAGTGACGACCCCGATGCCTTGCTGCACCAGGCGCTCGCCTGGCAATCCAGCGGTATCCATCTGATTGTGGCTGATCTGCCCGCTGCGGAGCTTGCCCGCCTCAGCCAGACGCTGGGCAGCAACGCGCTTATCTTCAACGCCGGCAGCAGTGATGACGCACTGCGCACCGACCAGTGCCTTGGCAATGTGCTGCATACCCTGCCGAGCCGCGCCATGCTCACCGACGCCCTGGCTCAATGGCTGGCATCGCGCCAGTGGCGCAACTGGCTGCTGATCAGCGGCAGCGAGCCCGAGGATCAGGCCTATGCAAGGGCGCTGCACCGTGCCGCCAAGCGCTTTGGCGGCAAGATCATCGACGAAAAGGCCTGGAGCTTTGATACCGATCTGCGCCGCACCGCCCAGAAGGAAATGCCGCTGTTCACCCAGGGCGGCGATTACGATGTGATCGTGCTGGCGGATGAGCGCGGCGACTTTGGCGAATACGTGCTCTACAACAGCTGGCTGCCCCGCCCGGTGGCCGGCACCCAGGGGCTGACGCCCGTGGCCTGGCATCGGGTGATTGAACAATGGGGTGCCGCCCAGCTGCAAAGCCGCTTCGAAGACCAGAGCGGGCGCTGGATGCAGGCCCGCGATTACGCCGCCTGGGCGGCGGTGCGCTCCATCGCCGAGAGCGTCACCCGGCTGCAGCAGACTGAGGTACCGGCGCTGCGCAGCTATATGCTGTCCGACGATTTCGCGTTGGCCGCCTTCAAGGGCCGCAAGCTGAGCTATCGCCCCTGGAGCGGCCAACTGCGCCAGCCCATTGCCCTGGTACACCCAAGGGCGCTGGTATCCCAGTCTCCGCAGGAAGGCATTCTGCACCCGATCACCGACCTCGACAGCCTTGGCTACGATGCGCCCGAAAGTCACTGCGCCTCGGCCTACACCACAGATGCAACAGATGGAGCCGCCCAATGA
- a CDS encoding ABC transporter ATP-binding protein, with the protein MTIVVENLGFNYGARAALSNLSFELQPGSFNALLGPNGAGKSTLFGLLTRLLAPQQGDIRLFGLPIRQHAGAVMRRLGVVFQQGTLDLDLSVAQNLAYHGALQGLPRQQVQTRMRAELERLELGDRLHERVRNLNGGHRRRVEIARALLHRPAVLLLDEATVGLDTQTRAALNDYVRRLCQEDGLTVLWATHLIEEIDAEDRVLLLHQGKLRADNSAAGLCRSTRTISLTQAFAQLTDPQQQQARP; encoded by the coding sequence ATGACCATCGTCGTCGAAAATCTGGGTTTCAACTACGGTGCGCGCGCCGCCTTGAGCAATCTCAGTTTTGAGCTGCAGCCCGGCAGTTTCAATGCGCTGCTGGGGCCCAATGGCGCCGGCAAGAGCACTCTTTTCGGCTTACTCACCCGCTTGCTGGCGCCGCAGCAAGGCGATATCCGCCTGTTCGGCCTGCCGATTCGCCAGCATGCCGGTGCCGTGATGCGCCGCCTGGGCGTGGTGTTTCAGCAGGGCACTCTGGATCTGGATCTGAGCGTGGCACAGAACCTGGCCTACCACGGTGCGCTGCAGGGGCTACCGCGGCAACAGGTGCAGACACGCATGCGTGCAGAGCTCGAGCGGCTGGAACTGGGCGATCGGCTGCATGAACGGGTGCGCAACCTCAATGGCGGTCATCGTCGACGCGTTGAAATCGCCCGCGCGCTGCTGCACCGCCCCGCTGTGTTGCTGCTGGACGAAGCCACCGTTGGCCTGGATACCCAAACCCGCGCCGCACTCAACGACTATGTGCGCCGCCTGTGTCAGGAGGACGGCCTCACCGTGCTCTGGGCCACCCACCTGATCGAGGAAATCGACGCCGAGGACCGGGTACTGCTGCTGCACCAGGGGAAACTGCGCGCCGACAACAGCGCCGCCGGCCTCTGCCGCAGCACCCGTACGATAAGCCTGACACAGGCCTTCGCCCAGCTCACCGATCCACAGCAGCAGCAGGCGCGGCCATGA